A stretch of Abyssibacter profundi DNA encodes these proteins:
- the stpA gene encoding glucosylglycerol 3-phosphatase, translated as MHDLLPTCTLDAERFRQTLLASEAFLIIQDLDGVCMGLVRDPLTRTLERGYVEAAHVLDGRFYVLTNGEHIGRRGVNAIVDAALDDPDQAGLEGLYLPGLAAGGVQSQDRYGQVTHPGVSDAEHRFLAAFPERALRFLTDLLTQPPFRLQEPEALALAEVCVLDNAASPTLNLNPLHHRFTDDAETYRQAQVAVQQFMQALLERADQSGLGDSFFVHYAPNMGRDAKGGERIQWADDHHAGTTDFQFMLRGAVKEAGVLVLLNHYYFSRTGQYPLGEDFNAREAPADHPSLIELAVQRFDPALMPRIVGVGDTLTSTPDDSGQWQRGGSDRGFLTLVQDLGQRFETGNIVIFVDSSGGEVRRPGVQTDTLDPDADVVPIEAMSGLCDPEDPLRPNLIMPGGHVQYVNWFCALAAATNTR; from the coding sequence ATGCACGATCTGCTTCCGACCTGCACCTTAGACGCTGAGCGCTTCCGGCAAACCCTGTTGGCCAGCGAGGCCTTTCTGATCATTCAGGATCTCGATGGCGTTTGCATGGGGCTGGTCCGCGACCCGCTGACGCGAACACTGGAACGCGGCTATGTCGAGGCCGCACACGTCCTCGATGGCCGGTTCTACGTATTGACCAATGGAGAACACATCGGCCGGCGCGGCGTAAACGCGATTGTCGATGCGGCCTTGGATGATCCGGACCAGGCCGGCCTCGAAGGGCTTTATCTGCCCGGACTGGCAGCCGGCGGCGTGCAGTCGCAGGACCGCTATGGTCAGGTGACCCATCCCGGCGTTTCGGACGCCGAGCATCGTTTCCTCGCGGCGTTTCCCGAGCGGGCACTGCGTTTTCTCACCGATTTGCTGACCCAACCACCGTTCCGACTGCAAGAACCCGAAGCCCTGGCACTGGCCGAAGTCTGTGTGCTGGACAACGCGGCTTCGCCGACGCTGAATCTCAACCCCTTGCATCATCGGTTTACCGACGACGCGGAAACCTACCGACAGGCCCAGGTTGCCGTGCAGCAGTTCATGCAGGCCTTGCTGGAACGTGCCGATCAATCCGGACTCGGTGACAGCTTTTTCGTCCACTACGCGCCGAACATGGGCCGGGATGCAAAGGGGGGCGAACGCATCCAATGGGCCGACGATCACCATGCCGGCACCACGGACTTTCAGTTCATGCTGCGTGGCGCGGTCAAGGAAGCCGGGGTGCTCGTGCTGCTGAATCACTACTACTTCAGCCGCACCGGCCAATACCCCCTGGGTGAGGATTTCAACGCCCGTGAAGCACCGGCCGATCACCCATCATTAATCGAACTCGCTGTGCAGCGCTTCGACCCGGCCTTGATGCCGCGCATTGTCGGCGTCGGCGATACGCTGACCTCCACCCCGGACGACAGCGGCCAATGGCAACGGGGTGGCAGCGATCGTGGATTTCTGACCCTGGTTCAGGATCTGGGGCAGCGCTTTGAGACGGGCAATATCGTGATCTTCGTGGACAGCAGCGGCGGCGAGGTACGTCGCCCCGGCGTCCAAACCGACACGCTGGACCCGGACGCCGATGTCGTACCGATCGAAGCCATGAGCGGGCTTTGCGACCCCGAGGACCCGCTCCGGCCCAACCTCATCATGCCCGGCGGGCATGTGCAGTATGTGAACTGGTTCTGCGCCCTGGCGGCTGCCACTAATACGCGCTGA
- the katG gene encoding catalase/peroxidase HPI, translating into MSVASKAAVALGMAAAVGLPTLAPSSASAQTAKSNQFWWPDTISLTPLRQQASESNPYGEDFDYAAAFAELDLDAVKADLEAVMKDSQDWWPADYGHYGPFFIRMAWHSAGTYRSADGRGGAGGGQQRFEPLNSWPDNANLDKARRLLWPVKQKYGRNISWADLMVLAGTVAMESMGFKTFGFAGGRTDDWEADLVYWGPERKMLASDRFHGDGKIQDPLAASQMGLIYVNPEGPGGKPDPVAAAKVIREAFGRMAMNDEETVALIAGGHTFGKAHGAAKSSDCVGPEPAAESVDKQGFGWENRCGSGKGADTYTSGLEGAWTASPAQWTTQYLDNLFNFEWEQTTSPTGHIQWVPKNADQLKFVPDAHDPTKRHAPIMFTTDLSLKFDPVYREISQRFRKNPEAFELAFAKAWFKLTHRDMGPRARYIGDSVPDEVLLWQDPVPAVDTPLIEAKDIAKLKKAILDSGLTVGELVRTAWASAASYRGSDMRGGANGARVRLAPQKDWAVNNPAELQKVLTTLGEIRDDFNGGFFQKKQVSMADMIVLGGAAAIEQAAKAAGHDVTVPFIPGRADATQAQTDVESFAVLEPKADGFRNYYSDEAYLSPALMLVDRAALLELTVPEMTVLVGGMRALGANSQGVQHGVFTDRVGQLSNDYFVNLLDMSTRWQPASDTDGLYEGVDRATGQVKWTATPVDLVFGSHAELRAVAEVYAANDGERQFVEDFVNAWVKVMQLDRFDLRRS; encoded by the coding sequence ATGTCAGTTGCATCAAAAGCTGCTGTTGCGTTGGGTATGGCCGCCGCCGTGGGTCTGCCCACGCTGGCTCCGTCCAGCGCATCGGCCCAAACGGCGAAGTCCAATCAATTCTGGTGGCCGGACACCATCAGCCTGACTCCGCTACGCCAGCAGGCCAGCGAGTCCAACCCCTACGGCGAGGACTTCGACTACGCCGCCGCGTTCGCCGAGCTGGATCTGGACGCCGTTAAGGCCGATCTCGAAGCCGTGATGAAGGATTCGCAGGACTGGTGGCCTGCCGACTACGGTCACTACGGTCCCTTCTTCATCCGTATGGCTTGGCATAGCGCCGGTACCTATCGCTCGGCCGATGGTCGCGGTGGCGCCGGTGGCGGTCAGCAGCGTTTCGAGCCGCTGAACAGCTGGCCGGACAATGCCAACCTGGATAAGGCACGGCGGCTTTTGTGGCCGGTTAAGCAGAAGTACGGCCGCAACATCTCCTGGGCTGACCTGATGGTGCTGGCCGGGACGGTGGCGATGGAATCCATGGGCTTTAAGACCTTTGGCTTTGCCGGCGGTCGCACCGACGACTGGGAAGCCGATCTGGTGTACTGGGGGCCCGAGCGCAAGATGCTCGCCTCGGACCGTTTCCATGGTGACGGCAAGATCCAGGACCCGCTTGCTGCATCGCAGATGGGCCTGATCTACGTGAACCCCGAGGGACCGGGTGGCAAGCCTGATCCGGTCGCCGCCGCCAAGGTGATTCGGGAAGCCTTCGGCCGCATGGCCATGAACGACGAGGAAACGGTGGCGCTCATCGCTGGAGGTCACACCTTCGGCAAGGCGCATGGTGCCGCCAAGTCCTCGGACTGTGTCGGCCCGGAGCCGGCCGCCGAGTCGGTGGACAAGCAGGGATTCGGCTGGGAGAACCGCTGTGGTTCCGGCAAGGGTGCGGACACCTACACCAGTGGCCTGGAAGGTGCCTGGACCGCCAGTCCGGCCCAGTGGACGACCCAGTACCTGGACAATCTGTTCAACTTCGAATGGGAGCAGACCACCAGCCCGACGGGCCACATCCAGTGGGTACCGAAGAATGCCGATCAGCTGAAGTTTGTCCCGGACGCACATGATCCGACCAAGCGCCACGCGCCGATCATGTTCACGACAGATTTGTCGCTGAAGTTCGATCCGGTTTACCGCGAGATTTCGCAGCGGTTCCGCAAGAACCCAGAGGCATTCGAGCTGGCCTTTGCCAAGGCCTGGTTCAAGCTGACCCACCGCGACATGGGTCCGCGCGCCCGCTACATCGGTGACAGCGTGCCGGACGAGGTGTTGCTGTGGCAGGACCCGGTCCCCGCGGTGGACACTCCGCTGATCGAAGCCAAGGACATCGCCAAGCTGAAGAAGGCGATTCTCGATTCCGGGCTGACCGTGGGCGAATTGGTGCGCACGGCCTGGGCCTCGGCGGCGAGCTACCGTGGCTCAGACATGCGCGGTGGTGCTAATGGCGCCCGTGTTCGCCTGGCGCCGCAGAAAGACTGGGCCGTGAACAACCCGGCTGAGCTGCAGAAGGTGCTGACGACCCTGGGCGAGATTCGTGACGACTTCAACGGCGGTTTCTTCCAGAAGAAGCAGGTGTCGATGGCCGACATGATCGTGCTGGGTGGTGCAGCGGCCATTGAGCAGGCCGCCAAGGCCGCGGGTCACGATGTGACGGTGCCGTTCATCCCGGGACGGGCCGATGCCACCCAGGCACAAACCGATGTCGAGTCCTTCGCGGTGCTGGAGCCCAAGGCCGATGGGTTCCGCAACTACTACTCGGACGAGGCCTACCTGTCACCGGCACTCATGCTGGTTGATCGCGCGGCGTTGCTGGAACTGACCGTGCCAGAAATGACGGTGCTGGTCGGCGGAATGCGGGCATTGGGTGCCAACAGCCAGGGCGTGCAGCATGGTGTGTTCACCGATCGCGTCGGTCAGCTCAGCAATGACTACTTCGTGAATTTGCTCGATATGTCCACACGCTGGCAGCCTGCCAGCGACACGGATGGCCTCTATGAGGGCGTGGACCGCGCCACCGGACAGGTGAAATGGACCGCGACCCCGGTGGACTTGGTGTTTGGCTCGCATGCCGAGTTGCGGGCAGTGGCCGAGGTCTACGCGGCGAATGATGGCGAACGCCAGTTCGTCGAGGATTTCGTCAATGCCTGGGTCAAGGTGATGCAGCTGGATCGCTTTGATCTGCGGCGCAGCTAA
- a CDS encoding DUF2855 family protein, translating into MTTITQLQTRRDQLAQTRIASRSRPTLSTGEVLLRIDRLAVTSNNITYAAFGDVPHLRYWDFFPTDDPDWGHMPAWGFATVESSTVPGVEEGERYYGYWPIATHDIVQPVRVTERGFYDGRKHRQSLTSAYNQYQRCTTDAAYRPETEDLQCLLRPLFITSFMLADFLEDNAFFGAEQLLYSSASSKTAFGTAFCLRHASPGQTGMTSAGHQAFVQALGCYDTSVDYGGLSDLDATRPTVYVDFSGRQALRQQVHQHFDQHLTYSCFAGSAQSQDFLTPEQAAALPGPKPELYFAPYQIRKRNADWGAAEVTRRFNQAQLAFYDFVRDPQHSRLTLTEHSGLPAAQSLVAALVNGRIDPQQGHIVRPQPA; encoded by the coding sequence ATGACCACCATCACGCAGTTGCAGACCCGACGCGACCAACTGGCGCAGACCCGCATCGCTTCGCGCTCGCGCCCCACCTTGTCGACCGGGGAGGTGCTGCTGCGCATCGATCGCCTCGCCGTCACCAGCAACAATATTACCTATGCGGCCTTTGGCGACGTGCCGCATCTGCGCTACTGGGATTTTTTCCCGACCGATGACCCGGACTGGGGGCATATGCCCGCCTGGGGCTTTGCCACCGTGGAGAGCTCGACGGTTCCCGGCGTGGAGGAGGGCGAGCGCTACTATGGCTACTGGCCCATCGCCACGCATGACATCGTGCAGCCCGTCCGTGTCACCGAGCGGGGTTTCTACGATGGTCGCAAGCACCGCCAATCACTCACTTCGGCGTATAACCAGTACCAGCGCTGCACCACCGATGCGGCGTATCGACCGGAGACCGAGGATTTGCAGTGCCTGCTCCGGCCGCTGTTCATCACCTCGTTCATGCTGGCGGACTTTCTCGAAGACAACGCGTTTTTCGGCGCCGAGCAGCTGCTGTACTCCAGCGCCTCCAGCAAAACCGCGTTTGGCACGGCCTTCTGCCTGCGCCACGCCTCGCCGGGGCAAACGGGGATGACATCGGCCGGCCATCAGGCCTTTGTCCAGGCCCTGGGCTGTTATGACACATCAGTGGATTACGGCGGCTTATCCGACCTGGACGCCACCCGGCCGACGGTTTACGTCGATTTTTCCGGTCGGCAGGCGCTACGCCAGCAGGTGCACCAGCATTTCGACCAACACCTGACCTATAGCTGCTTTGCCGGCTCCGCACAGTCCCAGGACTTCTTGACCCCGGAACAGGCGGCCGCGTTACCAGGCCCCAAACCCGAGCTGTACTTCGCCCCGTATCAGATTCGCAAACGCAACGCCGACTGGGGGGCTGCCGAGGTGACGCGGCGGTTCAATCAGGCGCAACTGGCGTTTTACGACTTCGTGCGCGACCCGCAACACTCACGTCTGACGCTGACGGAGCACAGCGGATTGCCAGCCGCGCAGTCGCTGGTGGCGGCCCTGGTTAACGGCCGGATCGATCCACAGCAGGGTCACATCGTCCGACCCCAACCAGCGTAA
- a CDS encoding TetR/AcrR family transcriptional regulator, producing the protein MRQDARTPARPRSRRPQISLLPRADSKPRKRPKQARAQVTVEALFEAFVRIWQRDGWDKLTTRAVALEAGVAVGTLYEYFPNKLALYSGYVRYCIESLMAAVQAAAVDPEGLSWQARIHRMLQILCGLEKLPRVWLNADMYLLEPLVAEPKHQRRAHEELLGLWRRVLAACEDLPHPPSPQAIETLHLSVWGGRRYAIVVGLSPEETRRWAQGLEQQCFAYLESPQSAEPAQASRRMRL; encoded by the coding sequence ATGCGACAAGACGCCAGGACGCCGGCCCGCCCCCGGTCACGCCGCCCCCAGATCAGCCTGTTGCCACGGGCCGACAGCAAGCCACGCAAACGGCCGAAGCAGGCCCGGGCGCAGGTGACCGTGGAGGCTTTGTTCGAGGCCTTTGTTCGGATATGGCAACGCGACGGCTGGGACAAGCTGACGACGCGGGCCGTGGCCCTGGAAGCCGGCGTGGCCGTCGGCACCTTGTACGAGTACTTTCCCAACAAGCTGGCGCTGTACTCCGGCTATGTGCGCTACTGCATCGAGTCACTGATGGCGGCTGTTCAGGCGGCCGCAGTGGACCCAGAGGGGTTGAGCTGGCAGGCGCGGATACATCGCATGCTGCAGATTCTCTGCGGCCTGGAGAAACTGCCTCGCGTCTGGCTCAACGCCGACATGTATCTGCTTGAACCCCTTGTGGCCGAGCCCAAGCACCAGCGCCGTGCTCATGAGGAACTGCTGGGGCTTTGGCGTCGGGTGCTGGCGGCCTGCGAGGATCTGCCGCACCCGCCGTCGCCGCAGGCCATCGAGACCCTGCACCTGAGTGTTTGGGGAGGCCGTCGCTACGCGATTGTTGTGGGTCTGTCGCCGGAAGAGACCCGGCGTTGGGCGCAGGGCCTGGAGCAGCAGTGCTTCGCCTATCTGGAGTCGCCACAGTCGGCCGAGCCCGCGCAAGCTTCCCGGCGCATGCGGCTTTAG
- a CDS encoding MFS transporter, with the protein MNPMLRRRQLAAYGALGMPLTALLLPLAIFLPPYYAQLPALTTGLVGALLFGARLWDLVTDLGVGWASDRTRSRFGRRRPWIVLGTPVLLVGGWYLFTPPDTATWVYLLGWSLVAYLGWSMIMLPYQTWGAELSTDYDERSRVTAAREIFAVVGTLVAIILPNVWMQQGGDTGDGLVALYVFLLASLPICLLVLLLGVDEPTRHGHAGLDLRGGLALMRNNRPFRRLLFAYLLNGFANALPAVLFVFFVEHRLEASQAEMGMALVVYFLSAVVGLPIWLRVGRHWSKHRLWCASMGWVSVVFAFAPLLGPGDLAGYLVICVLGGACLGVDQAIPASMQADVIDEDTAAGGGGRAGLYFGLWGLATKLAIALGVGIAFPVLDLAGFDAKINNDATALWTLASLYAVLPVAIKLCVIPVVWNFPLSRDRHAQLQARLQAAGTG; encoded by the coding sequence ATGAACCCCATGCTACGCCGGCGGCAGCTGGCCGCCTACGGCGCCTTGGGGATGCCGCTCACGGCCCTGCTGCTGCCGCTGGCGATTTTCCTGCCGCCGTACTACGCACAGCTGCCCGCACTGACCACCGGCCTGGTGGGGGCGCTTCTGTTTGGCGCCCGCCTTTGGGATCTGGTCACCGACCTCGGCGTGGGCTGGGCCTCCGACCGTACCCGTTCCCGTTTCGGCCGCCGCCGACCGTGGATCGTGCTCGGCACGCCGGTGCTGCTCGTGGGTGGGTGGTATCTGTTCACGCCGCCGGACACGGCCACCTGGGTTTATCTGCTGGGCTGGTCGCTGGTCGCCTACCTGGGCTGGAGCATGATCATGCTGCCCTACCAGACCTGGGGCGCCGAGCTGTCCACCGACTACGACGAGCGTTCGCGGGTCACCGCCGCCCGCGAGATCTTCGCGGTGGTCGGCACACTGGTGGCGATCATCCTGCCCAATGTGTGGATGCAGCAAGGAGGCGACACCGGCGACGGTCTGGTAGCCCTTTATGTGTTTCTGCTCGCCAGCTTGCCGATTTGTTTGCTGGTGTTATTGCTGGGCGTGGACGAGCCCACTCGCCACGGCCACGCCGGCCTGGACCTGCGCGGCGGTCTTGCATTGATGCGGAACAACCGCCCGTTTCGCCGCTTGCTGTTCGCCTATCTGCTCAACGGCTTTGCCAATGCCTTACCGGCCGTGCTGTTCGTGTTCTTTGTCGAACATCGACTCGAAGCCAGCCAGGCCGAAATGGGCATGGCTTTGGTGGTGTATTTCCTGTCGGCCGTGGTCGGCCTGCCCATCTGGCTGCGGGTGGGACGCCACTGGAGCAAACATCGGCTGTGGTGTGCATCCATGGGCTGGGTGTCGGTCGTGTTCGCATTCGCCCCCTTGCTGGGGCCGGGCGACCTGGCCGGCTACCTGGTGATCTGCGTGCTGGGTGGGGCGTGTCTGGGGGTGGATCAGGCCATTCCAGCCTCGATGCAGGCCGATGTCATCGACGAGGACACGGCCGCCGGCGGCGGCGGGCGCGCCGGGCTTTACTTTGGCCTGTGGGGTCTGGCCACTAAGCTGGCCATTGCCCTGGGCGTGGGCATCGCCTTCCCGGTGCTGGATCTCGCGGGTTTCGACGCCAAAATCAACAATGACGCCACGGCGCTTTGGACGCTGGCGTCGCTGTACGCGGTGCTGCCCGTGGCGATCAAGCTTTGCGTCATTCCGGTGGTTTGGAATTTCCCGCTGAGCCGCGACCGACACGCGCAGCTGCAGGCGCGCCTGCAAGCCGCGGGCACCGGCTAA
- a CDS encoding SAM-dependent methyltransferase, protein MNQEQQTLNMQAVHPGTGHSPGVAISAMLWMLRGLKIGRLDVTLPNGSLHRFRGQESGPHGHLQLRNGAVLRKVLLGAATGFAESYMDGDWDSPNLAETLHVLMLNQEHYRGPYDRNPLVHWMGRALHAMRANTKTGSRRNIQAHYDLGNTFYELWLDETMTYSAAVFEPMSEDLAAAQHRKYQAILDRLDLRPEHHLLEIGSGWGGFAIHAAQTTGCRITSITLSDEQLAEARRRAEAAGVADRVEFRLQDYRDLREQFDRVVSIEMYEAVGEAFWPTYFRTIRNVLRQDGVAVLQGITIDHAHFDDYRQRMDFIQKYIFPGGMLASPEAFTQAAADVGLQADRPDFFGPHYAETLRRWHDKVLEHRDAIVSQFDERFLRMWRYYLAYCECGFDDGRIDVMHIALRHAD, encoded by the coding sequence ATGAATCAGGAACAACAGACGTTGAACATGCAGGCGGTGCACCCTGGCACGGGCCATTCACCGGGTGTGGCGATCTCCGCCATGCTGTGGATGCTGCGCGGCCTGAAAATCGGCCGGCTGGATGTGACCCTGCCGAACGGGTCCCTGCATCGGTTCCGTGGACAGGAGTCCGGCCCACATGGGCATTTGCAACTGCGCAACGGCGCGGTGCTACGCAAGGTGCTGCTGGGCGCGGCGACCGGGTTTGCCGAGTCCTACATGGATGGCGACTGGGATTCCCCCAACCTGGCCGAGACGCTGCACGTGCTGATGCTCAACCAGGAACACTATCGCGGGCCTTATGACCGCAACCCGCTGGTGCACTGGATGGGGCGTGCGCTCCACGCCATGCGTGCCAATACCAAGACCGGCAGCCGTCGTAACATCCAGGCGCACTACGATCTGGGCAATACGTTCTACGAGCTGTGGCTGGACGAGACGATGACCTACTCGGCGGCCGTGTTCGAGCCGATGTCCGAGGATCTGGCCGCGGCCCAGCATCGAAAGTACCAGGCCATTCTCGATCGACTGGACCTGCGGCCCGAGCATCACTTGCTGGAGATCGGCTCCGGCTGGGGTGGGTTTGCGATCCACGCCGCCCAGACCACAGGCTGTCGCATCACCAGCATCACGCTCTCCGATGAGCAACTGGCCGAGGCCCGGCGCCGCGCCGAAGCAGCCGGAGTCGCCGACCGTGTGGAATTCCGGTTGCAGGACTACCGTGACCTGCGTGAGCAATTCGACCGCGTCGTCTCCATCGAAATGTACGAGGCCGTGGGCGAGGCATTCTGGCCCACGTACTTCCGAACCATTCGGAACGTCCTGCGCCAGGACGGTGTCGCCGTGCTCCAGGGCATCACCATCGATCACGCCCACTTTGATGACTACCGCCAGCGCATGGACTTCATCCAGAAGTACATTTTCCCGGGCGGCATGCTCGCCAGCCCGGAGGCGTTTACACAGGCCGCGGCCGATGTCGGGCTACAGGCCGACCGCCCGGACTTCTTCGGCCCCCATTACGCGGAGACGCTGCGCCGCTGGCATGACAAGGTGTTGGAACATCGCGATGCCATCGTCAGCCAGTTCGACGAACGCTTCCTGCGCATGTGGCGCTACTACCTGGCGTACTGCGAATGCGGATTCGATGATGGCCGTATCGATGTCATGCACATCGCGCTGCGTCACGCGGACTAG
- a CDS encoding DUF1365 domain-containing protein — protein sequence MNAALYSMRVMHKRHVPPFYRFVYRLFYLLVDIDQLDSVSRRHRLFSHNRWNLLAVYDRDHGRRQEGPLRPWVEATVARHGIKLDGGPIQLLCMPRILGYVFNPISLYYCHDQGGALRAIVAEVNNTFGETHSYVLHAGGQAMDLDHEFVRPKRFHVSPFLDVSGEYRFRFERPDASIRVLINEWDNEQAILTATMAGTRRPLSSAAIVRWLVGMPLQTLNVVIRIHWQALKLWLRGAGYRPRPAPPGEESTG from the coding sequence ATGAACGCCGCCCTGTACAGCATGCGCGTGATGCACAAACGCCACGTGCCGCCGTTCTACCGCTTCGTCTACCGGCTGTTCTACCTGCTGGTGGATATTGACCAGCTGGACTCGGTGAGTCGCAGGCATCGGCTATTCAGTCACAACCGCTGGAATCTCCTGGCCGTTTACGATCGGGACCATGGCAGGCGGCAGGAGGGTCCGCTGCGCCCCTGGGTCGAAGCCACCGTGGCTCGGCACGGCATCAAGCTGGACGGAGGCCCCATTCAGTTGCTTTGCATGCCGAGGATTCTCGGCTACGTGTTCAACCCCATCAGTCTTTATTACTGCCATGATCAAGGCGGTGCGCTTCGGGCCATCGTGGCCGAGGTGAACAACACATTCGGGGAGACACACAGCTATGTGTTGCACGCCGGGGGGCAGGCCATGGATCTGGACCACGAATTCGTTCGACCCAAACGCTTTCACGTCTCGCCGTTTCTCGATGTGAGCGGTGAGTACCGCTTTCGCTTCGAGCGCCCGGATGCATCCATCCGGGTGCTGATCAACGAATGGGACAACGAGCAGGCCATTCTGACCGCGACCATGGCGGGAACACGCCGGCCGCTCAGTAGTGCGGCCATTGTTCGCTGGTTGGTAGGCATGCCCCTGCAAACCCTGAACGTGGTAATCCGCATTCATTGGCAGGCGCTGAAATTGTGGCTGCGAGGCGCCGGGTACCGACCCCGGCCCGCGCCGCCTGGAGAGGAGAGTACGGGATGA
- a CDS encoding NAD(P)/FAD-dependent oxidoreductase, giving the protein MRIAVIGSGVAGLGAAWSLSRQHEITLFEAADTPGGHTNTVTVDSPDGPLNIDTGFIVHNPVNYPNLIRMLSMLGVTTQPSTMSFALSAGDGALEYSGGGRLTGLFAQLSLLFRPSHWRMLFDILRFFRLTKQLLANDELADVTLGQFLDDHGFSDELQRRFLCPMAGAIWSTPAEATRAFPFPAFARFYESHGLLNIFKRPKWRTISGGSRRYVEAMLADFRGELRLSTPVQALRRTDAGVMVTTAAGEERFDAVVCAVHGDIAARMLADADEDEAAVLGGVQYAENRAILHTDTRLMPRRRLTWSSWNVLQTADTLDASPVCLSYWMNLLQALDTEEEYIVTLNPIREPDPRRVLYETVYTHPQYTPAMMEAQRRLPEIQGKRGIWWCGAWTGYGFHEDGFTSGLNVARALGCAPPWEADAGPS; this is encoded by the coding sequence ATGCGGATCGCCGTGATCGGATCCGGTGTGGCGGGTTTGGGGGCTGCCTGGTCCCTGTCCCGCCAGCACGAGATCACCCTGTTCGAAGCTGCTGACACGCCCGGCGGGCATACCAATACCGTCACGGTCGACTCGCCCGATGGGCCCCTGAACATCGACACGGGGTTCATCGTGCACAACCCGGTGAACTATCCGAATCTGATCCGGATGCTGTCCATGCTGGGTGTGACCACCCAGCCCAGCACCATGTCGTTTGCGCTCAGTGCAGGCGACGGGGCCCTGGAGTATTCCGGGGGCGGACGGCTGACCGGCCTGTTTGCCCAGCTCAGCTTGCTGTTCCGGCCCAGTCACTGGCGCATGCTGTTCGACATCCTGCGCTTTTTTCGGCTGACCAAGCAGCTGCTGGCCAACGACGAACTCGCCGACGTCACCCTGGGCCAGTTTCTGGACGATCACGGGTTTTCAGATGAGCTGCAACGGCGATTCCTATGCCCCATGGCCGGGGCGATCTGGTCCACGCCGGCCGAGGCGACACGCGCCTTCCCGTTCCCCGCCTTCGCCCGTTTCTATGAATCACATGGGTTGCTGAATATCTTCAAACGTCCGAAATGGCGAACGATTAGTGGCGGCAGCCGGCGTTATGTGGAGGCCATGCTGGCCGACTTTCGCGGTGAACTCCGCCTGTCCACGCCGGTGCAGGCCCTGCGTCGGACGGATGCCGGCGTCATGGTCACCACCGCTGCGGGGGAGGAGCGATTCGACGCCGTGGTCTGCGCGGTCCACGGCGACATCGCAGCCAGAATGCTCGCTGATGCCGACGAGGACGAAGCCGCCGTGCTGGGCGGCGTGCAGTACGCCGAGAACCGAGCGATTCTGCACACGGACACGCGACTGATGCCGCGCCGCAGATTGACCTGGTCCAGCTGGAACGTGCTGCAGACCGCCGATACGCTGGATGCGTCACCCGTTTGTCTGTCGTACTGGATGAACCTGCTGCAGGCGCTGGACACGGAGGAGGAGTACATCGTCACCCTCAACCCTATCCGCGAGCCCGACCCACGGCGCGTGCTCTACGAAACCGTGTACACCCATCCCCAGTACACCCCAGCCATGATGGAGGCTCAGCGGCGGCTGCCGGAGATCCAGGGCAAGCGGGGCATCTGGTGGTGCGGCGCCTGGACGGGCTACGGCTTCCACGAAGACGGTTTCACCTCGGGCCTGAACGTGGCCCGGGCCCTGGGCTGCGCGCCACCGTGGGAGGCCGATGCGGGTCCGTCATGA
- a CDS encoding arylesterase, with the protein MSARIMLLKRFLWMVLAVGWLFGGSAAADADTPVVLVLGDSLSAAYGIPRDAGWVALLQARLAEAGYPHQVVNASVSGETTAGGLRRLPKQLARHRPDVLIVELGGNDGLRGQPLPALHNNLRAMVEQGQQAGAQVVIFGMRIPSNYGPAYAEQFHRSFAAVAEATGAALLPFFLAPIALDEQAFLPDGIHPNAAAQPRLLDHAWPVLEPLFKTSTSD; encoded by the coding sequence TTGTCTGCGCGAATCATGTTGCTCAAGCGTTTCCTCTGGATGGTGCTGGCCGTCGGCTGGTTATTCGGTGGCTCGGCCGCCGCGGATGCCGACACCCCCGTGGTGCTGGTGCTCGGTGACAGCCTGTCGGCGGCCTATGGCATACCGCGCGATGCAGGCTGGGTCGCGTTACTACAGGCTCGGCTGGCCGAGGCAGGCTATCCACACCAGGTGGTCAACGCCAGCGTTTCCGGCGAGACCACCGCCGGTGGCCTGCGCCGACTGCCCAAGCAACTCGCGCGCCACCGCCCCGACGTGCTGATCGTCGAACTGGGCGGCAATGATGGCCTGCGCGGCCAACCGCTGCCTGCCCTGCACAACAATCTCCGTGCGATGGTCGAGCAAGGCCAGCAGGCGGGCGCCCAGGTGGTGATCTTCGGCATGCGGATTCCCAGCAACTACGGCCCGGCCTACGCCGAACAGTTTCACCGCAGCTTTGCAGCCGTGGCCGAAGCCACCGGTGCCGCGCTGCTGCCGTTTTTTCTGGCGCCCATCGCCCTGGACGAGCAGGCCTTTCTGCCCGATGGCATCCATCCCAATGCGGCGGCGCAGCCGCGCTTGCTGGACCACGCCTGGCCTGTGTTGGAGCCCCTGTTCAAAACCTCTACATCGGATTGA